Proteins encoded by one window of Cuniculiplasma divulgatum:
- a CDS encoding citrate/2-methylcitrate synthase has protein sequence MNEGSEAKEELRRGLEGVLAAETRIGYVNGSDGKLFYRGYEINSLVEQSNYEEVSYLLLYGHLPKRGEYEEYVKRLREEMPLPDEVLSLIKNIGGRTHPMSALRTVISYLSVLDSMESDSSTKNQERIGISLIARMPSIVGAIHRVYSGKEIIKPDPELGYASNFFYMSTGARPDPVESKIMDTALIIHADHGMNASTFSALVTISTMADMYSAITSAIGTLKGPLHGGANERALKMIQSVGRPENAEKALKVMTDKGERVMGFGHRVYKVYDPRAKILKRYAEYFAERKGNETFKTAQIIEELMINKYGERGIFPNVDFYSGIIYDAMGFRTEIFTPIFATGRISGWVARALEYSTENRLFRPKALYVGEKGPRKYIPIQDRD, from the coding sequence ATGAATGAAGGGAGTGAAGCAAAGGAAGAACTGAGAAGGGGATTAGAAGGTGTACTAGCAGCAGAGACCAGAATAGGATATGTAAATGGATCTGATGGGAAGCTTTTTTACAGAGGATATGAGATCAACAGTCTTGTAGAACAGAGCAATTATGAAGAGGTATCCTATCTTCTTCTTTATGGTCATCTTCCGAAAAGGGGAGAGTATGAGGAATATGTGAAGAGATTGAGGGAAGAGATGCCACTTCCGGATGAGGTCTTATCACTAATAAAAAACATAGGGGGAAGGACCCATCCAATGTCGGCACTGAGAACAGTAATTTCATATCTTTCAGTGCTGGACAGTATGGAATCTGATAGTTCCACTAAAAATCAGGAAAGGATAGGTATAAGTCTTATTGCAAGAATGCCCTCAATAGTTGGAGCCATACACAGGGTATATTCCGGTAAGGAAATAATTAAACCAGACCCTGAGCTTGGATATGCTTCAAACTTCTTTTATATGTCCACTGGTGCTAGGCCAGATCCTGTTGAATCAAAGATAATGGATACTGCTCTAATAATTCACGCAGATCATGGAATGAATGCATCTACTTTTTCAGCACTTGTTACCATATCAACAATGGCTGATATGTACTCCGCCATCACCTCTGCCATAGGTACTTTAAAAGGACCATTGCACGGTGGAGCTAATGAAAGAGCATTGAAAATGATCCAATCAGTAGGAAGGCCAGAAAATGCAGAGAAAGCGCTCAAGGTTATGACTGATAAAGGTGAGCGCGTGATGGGATTTGGGCACCGTGTCTATAAGGTATACGATCCGAGAGCAAAGATTCTGAAAAGATATGCAGAATATTTTGCAGAACGGAAAGGAAACGAAACATTCAAAACCGCTCAAATAATCGAAGAACTGATGATTAATAAGTATGGAGAGAGAGGAATCTTTCCGAATGTTGATTTTTACTCCGGGATTATATACGACGCTATGGGGTTCAGAACTGAGATTTTCACTCCAATCTTTGCAACAGGCAGAATTTCAGGATGGGTAGCAAGGGCACTGGAATATTCAACAGAAAATAGATTATTCAGGCCAAAGGCACTTTACGTAGGAGAAAAAGGGCCAAGAAAATACATCCCAATACAGGATAGAGACTGA